GGAACTCTCCTTCGTCCACGATGCCCGCGATGATCGTCGTGACATCGTAGGGCTGGTTGGGGGAGTCCGGGATGATCGTGTTGAGCTTGCGGTCGGCGTCGGTCGTCTCCAGCTCCGGCTCCGCCTCGAACGCCGGCAGCTCCGCCAGGTTGTTCTGCGGCAGGTAGCTGAGCAGGTTGCGCGCGTAGTCGAGGGCGTCCTCCTCGTCGCTCGCGAGGTAGTGGGAGACGCCGGAGACCTTGTTGTGGGTGAGGGCGCCGCCGAGCTCCTCGAACCCGACATCCTCGCCGGTCACCGTCTTGATGACGTCGGGGCCGGTGACGAACATATGGCTGGATTTGTCGACCATGATGACGAAATCGGTCAGCGCGGGGGAGTACACCGCGCCGCCGGCCGCGGGGCCCATGACGATGGAAATCTGCGGGATGACGCCGCTCGCCGCCGTGTTGCGCCGGAAGATCTCGCCGTACTTGCCGAGCGCGACCACGCCCTCCTGGATGCGCGCGCCGCCGGAGTCCAGGATGCCGATCATCGGCACACCCGTCTTGAGCGCATGGTCCATCACTTTGATGATCTTCTCGCCCGCGACCTCGCCGAGCGAGCCGCCGAAGATCGTGAAGTCCTGGCTGAAGACAGCGACGCCCCGGCCGTGGATGGTGCCGACGCCGGTGACGACCGCGTCACCGTAGGGGCGCTTCCCGTCCATGCCGAAAGCGTACGTGCGGTGGCGCACGAACTCGTCGAACTCCACGAACGATCCCTGGTCGAGCAGCAGGTCGATGCGCTCGCGCGCGGTGAGCTTGCCTTTGGCGTGCTGCTTCTCGATCGCCGCCCGGCCGCTCGCGGTGACGGCCTCGTGGAAGCGCTCTTTGAGGTCGGCGAGCTTTCCCGCTGTGGTGGCCAGGTCGAGGACCGGTGTGATTCCGGTGGGTTGACGTGCTTCGGTGTCGGTCACGCCGTTCACTCTACCGGCCAGCGGATGGGCGATGCCGTTGAGGAAACCCTACAAATACCGGGCCTCGCGCTGGCAGACTGAGCCTATGGAGACCTTTCGCCGCAGTCGCGCTATCGTCCCTGTGCTCGAGGTTCTCGAGGAGGCCGGCTCCACGAACGACGTGGTGCAGGCCCGCTCCGACGATCTTCCCGACCTCGCCGTCGTCGTCACCGGCAATCAGACCGGTGGGCGGGGCCGGCTGGGGCGGGTTTGGGTGGCGCCGCCCGGGAAGACGCTCGCCATCTCCGTGCTGCTGAAGCCCGACGGCCTGAAGCCGGACGCTTTCGGCTGGTTCCCGCTGCTCGCCGGTCTCGCCATGCGCCGTGCGCTGGCCGGTTTCGTGCCGCGGGAGGTCGAGGTCAAGTGGCCGAACGATGTGCTGATCGACGGCGCGAAAGTCAGCGGCATCCTGACCGAGCTGCTGCCCGGGATGCGCGGCGTCGTGGTCGGAGCCGGCGTCAACCTGACCGTGGCCGGGGACGAGCTGCCGGCGCCGACCGCGACGTCGCTGCGGCTGGCCGGCGCGACCGATCCCGACACCGACGCCGTGCTCGCCGCCTACCTCATCGAGCTGGTCGTGCTCTACCGCGACTTCCTCACGGCGGGCGGCGATCCGGTTCGCAGCGCGCTGCGCGACGAGGTCGCCGCAGCGTGTCACACCATCGGCCGGGCGGTGCGTGTCGAACTCCCCGGTGGCGGCAGCCTGACGGGCGTCGCCGTCGCTCTCGACGACACCGGACGGCTGATCGTGGAGTCGGATGCGGGCCGCACCGCGGTGGCGGCCGGCGACGTGACGCACCTGCGGTATTAATGGAAATCATGAGCAGCACGCCGGACGGAGCCGTCGGCCCGCCTTCCGAGCGGGTCGTGGCTCGGCTGCGCCCGAACGCACGGGCGCTTCTCTGGCCGTCCCTCGCGCTCATCGCCGCGAGTGGCGCCGTCGGTTTCCTCGTCGGGCGTCTGACCGAGGTGTGGGAGGAGGCGCTGCTCTGGTCGGCTGCGGCCGCTGTGCTGTTCCTCTTCTTCCTGCTGCCGCTCGCGGCCTGGCTGAGCCGCCGCTACACGATCACAACGCGCCGGCTCATCCTCCGGCACGGTTTCTTCGTCCGCGTCCGTCAGGAGCTGCTGCACTCCCGCAGCTACGATGTGAGCCTCAAGCGCACCTGGCTGCAGAGCGTGTTCCGCTCAGGAGATGTCCTGATCAACTCGGGCCTGGACCATCCCGTCGTCCTCAAGGATGTGCCCCGGGCCGATGAGGTTCAGCGCGCGCTCAGCGAGCTCATGGAGCGTGCGCAGACCATCGTCGGGACGCGCCGCCAGGAGTCCGAGTCAGTCCCCGACGAGACCACGGTCTAGGGTTCGCGCTAGCATCGCCGCCGCGACCGGTTCCAGCGCCGCGGCCGGAGGCCGCTGGCCGCGCGCGGGGGAGAAGACCCACCAGCGGTAGAGGGCGAAGCGGAACAGCATCCCGAGCGCCAGGCCGATCCCGTTGGCCGAGATGTTGTCGGCGATCGGCGAGGTCAGGCCGAGCAGGTAGTGCGACACCCCGATGCAGAACAGGGGGATGCCCATGCCCGCGAGGCTGACCGCGAAGAACTCGGTGCCTTCGCGCAGGGTGTTCCCCTGCCGTTGCCCGGAGAAAGCCCAGAACCGGTTCCCGACCCAGTTGGCGAAGATCGCCACGGTCGTCGCGATGACCGTCGAGAAGACAGTGGCGTGCGGGACGCCGCGGAAAACGATCAGCAGCATCGCATTGAACACGACGAGGTTCACGACCAAGCCCACAGCGCCCACAGCGCCGAACTTGATCAGCTGAGGCAGGAGCCGGGCCGTGCGCGCCGGGATGGTCTTCTCGATCGTCATGCTCCAACCGGGGATGCGGGATGATAGGGAGTGCGTTCGCCAGAGTACGCGAGCCGTGGCGTTCATGTCTGTGAGTTGCCCGCGGGCAGCATGAGGAGTATCAGAGGAGGGCCCCAGGCGATGGCCAGGAACAGAGTCGGTGTGATCGGCGGCGGACAGCTGGCGCGGATGATGATCCCCCCGGCGGTGGAGCTGGGCGTGGACATCCGTGTGCTGCAAGAGGCCGAAGGCATGAGCGCCCGATTGGCCGCCAGCGGCGTCGGCGACTACCGCGACCTCGGCGCCGTCCTCGCCTTCGCGGAGACGGTGGATGTCGTGACCTTCGACCACGAGCACGTTCCGCAGAGCATCCTCCGCGAGCTGGTCGCCCGCGGCATCCCGGTCCACCCGGGTCCGGACGCGCTGCTCTATGCGCAGGACAAGATTCAGATGCGCGCGAAGCTCGGCGATCTCGGCCTCCCCGTTCCGGACTGGGCGGCCGTGGAGACCTCCGGCGAGCTCGCCGCGTTCCTCGACGACCACGGTGGCCGCGCGGTCGTCAAGACGGCCCGCGGAGGCTACGACGGCAAAGGCGTCCGTCTGGTCTCGGACGCGAGCGGGGCGGATGACTGGTTCCTCGCGCTCGGCGAGAACGGTCGCGGCGGCGCTCTGCTGGTCGAGGAGCTCGTCTCCTTCCGCCGCGAGCTGGCCCAGCTGGTCGCTCGGCGACCCTCCGGCGAGGTCGTCGCCTGGCCCGTCGTCGAGACCGTGCAGCGCGACGGCGTGTGCGCCGAGGTGATCGCCCCGGCCCCCGGCTCGGCCGGCCGTCTCGCGCAGGTGGCGTCGGACATCGCTCACCGCATCGCAGACGGTCTGGGCGTGACCGGTGTCCTCGCCGTCGAACTGTTCGAGACGACCGACGGCCGGGTGCTGGTCAACGAACTCGCGATGCGCCCGCACAACAGCGGCCACTGGTCGATCGAGGGCGCCGTGACCAATCAGTTCGAGCAGCATCTGCGCGCCGTGCTCGATCTGCCGCTGGGCGCGGCGACGGCTCGCGAGGACTGGTCGGTGATGGTCAACATCCTGGGCGGGCCGTCGGAGGGAACTGTGCAGGACCGCTACCCTGCCGCGCTCGCGGCGCACCCCGAAGCCAAATTCCACGGTTACGGCAAGGCGCCACGGCCCGGTCGGAAGGTCGGCCATGTGACGGTCTGCGGCGACGATCTGGACGACATCGCGTACCGCGCACGGTCGGCGGCTGCCTTCTTCGAGGGGTAAAATCCCGGGGCTCACCGCGCCCGCGTGCCCTCCCCGGGGTCATGGCGACCGCCCCCTAGCATGGGTCCATGTCCGTTCCGCCCCCGCCCTTGGTGTCCGTCGTGATGGGTTCCGACTCGGACTGGCCGGTGATGCAGGAAGCCTCACGGCTGCTCGCCGAGTTCGGTGTCGCACACGAGGTGGAGGTCGTCTCCGCCCACCGCACGCCGGAGAAGATGATCGGCTTCGGCAAAGTCGCGGCCTCCCGCGGTGTCCGTGTGATCATCGCCGGAGCCGGGGGAGCCGCCCACCTGCCCGGAATGCTCGCCGCCGTCACCACCCTGCCTGTGGTGGGCGTGCCCGTGCCGCTGGCCCGTCTCGACGGGCTCGACTCGCTGCTCTCGATCGTGCAGATGCCGGCGGGCGTGCCGGTCGCGACCGTCTCCATCGG
This genomic window from Leifsonia xyli subsp. cynodontis DSM 46306 contains:
- a CDS encoding acyl-CoA carboxylase subunit beta, coding for MNGVTDTEARQPTGITPVLDLATTAGKLADLKERFHEAVTASGRAAIEKQHAKGKLTARERIDLLLDQGSFVEFDEFVRHRTYAFGMDGKRPYGDAVVTGVGTIHGRGVAVFSQDFTIFGGSLGEVAGEKIIKVMDHALKTGVPMIGILDSGGARIQEGVVALGKYGEIFRRNTAASGVIPQISIVMGPAAGGAVYSPALTDFVIMVDKSSHMFVTGPDVIKTVTGEDVGFEELGGALTHNKVSGVSHYLASDEEDALDYARNLLSYLPQNNLAELPAFEAEPELETTDADRKLNTIIPDSPNQPYDVTTIIAGIVDEGEFLEVQPFFAPNIVIGFARVEGRSVGIVANQPSAMAGTLNIDAGEKASRFVRFCDAFSIPILTLVDVPGYLPGTDQEWTGVIRRGAKLLYAYAEATVPLVTIITRKAYGGAYIVMGSKQLGADINLAWPTAEIAVMGGQGAVNILYRGELKRAEDAGEDVAAVRAKLATEYTYNVASPFLAAERGELDGVIEPAATRVSVIKALRALRTKRASLPPKKHGNIPL
- a CDS encoding biotin--[acetyl-CoA-carboxylase] ligase, whose product is METFRRSRAIVPVLEVLEEAGSTNDVVQARSDDLPDLAVVVTGNQTGGRGRLGRVWVAPPGKTLAISVLLKPDGLKPDAFGWFPLLAGLAMRRALAGFVPREVEVKWPNDVLIDGAKVSGILTELLPGMRGVVVGAGVNLTVAGDELPAPTATSLRLAGATDPDTDAVLAAYLIELVVLYRDFLTAGGDPVRSALRDEVAAACHTIGRAVRVELPGGGSLTGVAVALDDTGRLIVESDAGRTAVAAGDVTHLRY
- a CDS encoding PH domain-containing protein produces the protein MSSTPDGAVGPPSERVVARLRPNARALLWPSLALIAASGAVGFLVGRLTEVWEEALLWSAAAAVLFLFFLLPLAAWLSRRYTITTRRLILRHGFFVRVRQELLHSRSYDVSLKRTWLQSVFRSGDVLINSGLDHPVVLKDVPRADEVQRALSELMERAQTIVGTRRQESESVPDETTV
- a CDS encoding GtrA family protein; the protein is MTIEKTIPARTARLLPQLIKFGAVGAVGLVVNLVVFNAMLLIVFRGVPHATVFSTVIATTVAIFANWVGNRFWAFSGQRQGNTLREGTEFFAVSLAGMGIPLFCIGVSHYLLGLTSPIADNISANGIGLALGMLFRFALYRWWVFSPARGQRPPAAALEPVAAAMLARTLDRGLVGD
- a CDS encoding 5-(carboxyamino)imidazole ribonucleotide synthase produces the protein MARNRVGVIGGGQLARMMIPPAVELGVDIRVLQEAEGMSARLAASGVGDYRDLGAVLAFAETVDVVTFDHEHVPQSILRELVARGIPVHPGPDALLYAQDKIQMRAKLGDLGLPVPDWAAVETSGELAAFLDDHGGRAVVKTARGGYDGKGVRLVSDASGADDWFLALGENGRGGALLVEELVSFRRELAQLVARRPSGEVVAWPVVETVQRDGVCAEVIAPAPGSAGRLAQVASDIAHRIADGLGVTGVLAVELFETTDGRVLVNELAMRPHNSGHWSIEGAVTNQFEQHLRAVLDLPLGAATAREDWSVMVNILGGPSEGTVQDRYPAALAAHPEAKFHGYGKAPRPGRKVGHVTVCGDDLDDIAYRARSAAAFFEG
- the purE gene encoding 5-(carboxyamino)imidazole ribonucleotide mutase, which encodes MSVPPPPLVSVVMGSDSDWPVMQEASRLLAEFGVAHEVEVVSAHRTPEKMIGFGKVAASRGVRVIIAGAGGAAHLPGMLAAVTTLPVVGVPVPLARLDGLDSLLSIVQMPAGVPVATVSIGGARNAGLLAVKILATADSGLASALERFAAELEASVEEKNRALQTKL